In the genome of Mycoplasma nasistruthionis, the window CGCTCCAGAAGAAAGAGCACGTGGAATTACAATTAACACATCACACATCGAATACCAAACAGAAAAACGTCACTATGCACACGTTGACTGTCCTGGTCACGCTGACTACGTTAAAAACATGATTACAGGGGCTGCTCAAATGGATGGTGCTATCTTAGTTGTTGCTGCAACTGATGGACCTATGCCTCAAACACGTGAACACATTCTTCTATCTAAACAAGTTGGTGTTCCTCGTATCGTTGTATTCTTAAACAAATGCGACATGCTTGAAGGTGAAGAAGACATGATTGAACTTGTTGAAATGGAAATCCGTGGATTATTATCAGAATACGGATTCGATGGTGACAATGCTCCAATCATCCGTGGATCAGCTCTAAAAGCATTAGAAGGTGATGCACAATACGAAGAGAAAGTTATGGAATTAATGGATGCAGTTGACTCATACATTGAAACTCCAGTTAAAGAATTTGACAAACCATTCTTAATGGCTGTTGAAGATGTTTTCACAATTACAGGACGTGGAACAGTTGCTACAGGTCGTGTAGAACGTGGAACATTACACTTAAATGACGAAGTTGAAATCGTTGGATTAAAACCTACTAAGAAAACAGTTGTTACAGGAATCGAAATGTTCCGTAAAAACCTTAAAGAAGCACAAGCAGGGGACAACGCCGGACTATTATTACGTGGTGTAAACCGTGAAGAAGTTGAACGTGGACAAGTTTTAGCTAAACCAGGTTCAATCGTTCCTCACACAGAATTCGAAGCTGCTATTTATGTACTTAAAAAAGAAGAAGGTGGACGTCACACACCATTCTTCAAAAACTATAAACCACAATTCTACTTCCGTACAACAGACGTAACAGGTGGAGTTGAATTTGAAGCTGGACGTGAAATGGTTATGCCAGGTGAAAACGTTAACTTAAAAGTTAAATTAATCGCTCCTATTGCGGTTGAAGAAGGAACAAAATTCTCAATCCGTGAAGGTGGACGTAC includes:
- the tuf gene encoding elongation factor Tu gives rise to the protein MAKLDFDRSKEHVNVGTIGHVDHGKTTLTAAIATVLAKKGLSEARDYASIDNAPEERARGITINTSHIEYQTEKRHYAHVDCPGHADYVKNMITGAAQMDGAILVVAATDGPMPQTREHILLSKQVGVPRIVVFLNKCDMLEGEEDMIELVEMEIRGLLSEYGFDGDNAPIIRGSALKALEGDAQYEEKVMELMDAVDSYIETPVKEFDKPFLMAVEDVFTITGRGTVATGRVERGTLHLNDEVEIVGLKPTKKTVVTGIEMFRKNLKEAQAGDNAGLLLRGVNREEVERGQVLAKPGSIVPHTEFEAAIYVLKKEEGGRHTPFFKNYKPQFYFRTTDVTGGVEFEAGREMVMPGENVNLKVKLIAPIAVEEGTKFSIREGGRTVGAGSVTKILK